A window from Solanum stenotomum isolate F172 chromosome 7, ASM1918654v1, whole genome shotgun sequence encodes these proteins:
- the LOC125871914 gene encoding adenine DNA glycosylase codes for MPLTICLHFETHCLAGNLNRQYSVSMEAGVEKKRVISPKSKKRGRRNREIPRKEVPLSDDIEDISFSKDETLQIRASLLEWYDENQRDLPWRRISSGFDERDKRGYAVWVSEVMLQQTRVSTVIDYFKRWMNKWPTLHHLAQASLEEVNEMWAGLGYYRRVRFLLQGAKEVVEEGGSFPETVSELRKIKGIGEYTAGAIASIAFNKAVPVVDGNVVRVISRLKAISANPKDAATVKSFWKLAGQLVDPCRPGDFNQALMELGATLCSLSNPGCAACPISAQCHALSLSRQNESVHVSDYPTKVVKAKQRHEFSAVSVVEILDCQEMTGPQSSSKYILVKRPDEGLLAGLWEFPSILLEKEADLASRRKAIDNFLQSSFNLDLKESTRIVSREDIGECVHVFSHIYLKMYVELLVLHPKGNRSIDYKKLDKESITWKYVDGKNLGSMGLTSGVRKVYTMVQKHKQTEQATIPERRRKTAVRR; via the exons ATGCCATTGACCATTTGCTTACACTTTGAAACGCATTGCTTAGCGGGAAATCTGAATAGGCAGTACTCTGTATCAATGGAGGCCGGGGTAGAGAAGAAAAGGGTGATATCCCCGAAAAGTAAGAAGAGAGGTCGGCGTAACAGAGAAATACCTCGAAAAGAAGTTCCATTAAGCGATGATATAGAGGACATCAGTTTCTCTAAAGATGAAACCCTACAGATTAGGGCTTCTCTATTGGAATGGTACGATGAAAATCAAAGAGACCTTCCTTGGAGAAGAATCAGTAGTGGTTTCGATGAGAGAGATAAAAGGGGTTATGCCGTCTGGGTTTCTGAAGTAATGCTTCAGCAAACTAGGGTTTCAACTGTCATTGATTATTTCAAACGCTGGATGAACAAATGGCCTACCCTTCATCATCTAGCTCAAGCTTCTCTTGAG GAGGTGAATGAAATGTGGGCTGGTTTGGGGTATTATAGACGAGTTCGCTTCTTATTACAG GGTGCAAAAGAGGTGGTTGAAGAAGGAGGTAGTTTTCCAGAGACAGTTTCAGAACTTCGCAAGATCAAAGGAATTGGTGAATACACTGCTGGTGCTATTGCCTCAATTGCCTTCAACAAG GCAGTGCCTGTTGTTGATGGGAATGTGGTCAGGGTTATTTCTAGGCTGAAGGCCATATCAGCGAATCCAAAAGACGCTGCAACAGTTAAGAGTTTTTG GAAACTTGCAGGACAATTAGTTGATCCTTGTAGGCCTGGAGATTTCAACCAAGCTCTTATGGAACTTGGAGCTACGTTGTGCTCTCTTTCGAATCCAGGATGTGCTGCGTGCCCCATCTCTGCGCAATGTCATGCTTTATCGCTCTCTAGGCAGAACGAGTCAGTTCATGTTTCAGATTACCCAACAAAAGTTGTGAAGGCCAAACAAAGGCATGAGTTTTCTGCTGTTAGTGTTGTAGAGATACTGGATTGCCAGGAAATGACGGGACCTCAATCCAGCAGCAAATATATTCTTGTAAAAAGACCAGATGAGGGTCTACTTGCCGGCCTCTGGGAGTTTCCATCAATTCTCTTGGAGAAGGAAGCAGACTTGGCCTCGAGAAGAAAAGCAATTGATAACTTTTTACAGTCATCATTCAATCTAGATCTTAAAGAGTCTACTAGAATAGTTTCACGAGAAGATATTGGAGAATGTGTCCACGTCTTCAGTCATATATACCTCAAGATGTATGTAGAGTTATTGGTCTTACATCCAAAAG GAAATAGAAGCATCGACTACAAAAAACTGGACAAAGAGAGTATTACATGGAAGTATGTCGATGGCAAAAACCTTGGTAGCATGGGATTAACATCTGGAGTAAGAAAG GTTTATACCATGGTACAGAAACACAAGCAAACTGAACAGGCTACCATCCCGGAAAGGAGGAGGAAGACAGCAGTAAGAAGATAG